TCTCCGCCGTGCAGAACAAGCAGGTGGGCCAGGAGATCGGTCGTATTCCGGTCGACTCCATCTACTCGCCGGTGCTCAAGGTCACGTACAAGGTCGAGGCGACCCGTGTCGAGCAGCGCACCGACTTCGACAAGCTGATCGTCGACGTCGAGACCAAGCAGGCCATGCGCCCGCGTGACGCCATGGCGTCCGCCGGCAAGACCCTGGTCGAGCTGTTCGGTCTGGCGCGCGAGCTCAACATCGACGCCGAGGGCATCGACATGGGCCCGTCCCCGACGGACGCCGCGCTCGCCGCCGATCTGGCGCTGCCGATCGAGGAGCTCGAGCTCACCGTTCGTTCGTACAACTGCCTCAAGCGCGAGGGCATCCACTCCGTGGGTGAGCTCGTGGCGCGCTCCGAGGCGGACCTGCTCGACATCCGCAACTTCGGTGCGAAGTCGATCGACGAGGTCAAGGCGAAGCTGGCCGGTATGGGCCTCGCGCTGAAGGACTCGCCGCCCGGATTCGACCCGACCGCCGCCGCGGACGCCTTCGGCGCCGACGACGACGCGGACGCCGGTTTCGTGGAGACCGAGCAGTACTGATCCTCTTCCCGAGGATCGATCGACCTCTGCGGGCCGGTTTCGGCCGGCCGCGCAGTTCCCCGCGCCCCTAGGGGCGCGGGGTCTTCGACGGGCGACCGCCCGCTCGGACACTGACACCGGTACCTCATACGGCCGGTGCAGATCACTAGGAGAAACACCATGCCGCGTCCCGCCAAGGGTGCTCGTCTCGGTGGCAGCGCCGCTCACGAGCGTCTGCTGCTCGCCAACCTGGCGAAGTCCCTCTTCGAGCACGGCCGCATCACGACGACCGAGGCCAAGGCCCGCCGCCTGCGCCCCGTCGCCGAGCGCCTGATCACCAAGGCGAAGAAGGGCGACATCCACAACCGTCGCCTGGTGCTGCAGACGATCACCGACAAGGGCATCGTCCACACCCTCTTCACGGAGATCGCCCCGCGTTACTCGGAGCGTCCCGGTGGCTACACCCGCATCACCAAGATCGGCAACCGTCGTGGCGACAACGCCCCGATGGCCGTGATCGAGCTGGTCGAGGGCGAGATCGCCAAGAAGGCGACCGTCGCCGAGGCCGAGGCCGCCACCGTGCGCGCCGTCAAGGAGGCCGACGCGGCCGCCGTTGAGGCTCCGGCCGAGGAGTCGAAGGACGCGTAAGCGTTTTTCGTTTCTCTTGTGCGGGCCCGTACCCCCTGGGGTGCGGGCCCGCTCCCGTGTGTTTGAGAGGATTCCCGCGTGAGCGATGACGTGCAGGACGGGTTCGTACGAGTACGCCTTGATCTTTCGTACGAGGGCAAGGACTTCTCCGGCTGGGCCAAGCAGCCCCTGGGGCGGCGCACCGTGCAGGGCGAGATCGAGGCCGCGCTGCGGACCGTGACGCGTTCCACGGAGACGTACGAGCTGACCGTCGCCGGCCGGACCGACTCCGGGGTGCACGCCCGTGGCCAGGTCGCCCACGTCGACCTGCCCGTCGAGCTGTGGGAGGAGCACCGGGACAAGCTGCTCAGGCGACTCGCGGGCCGGCTCTCCCACGACGTACGGATCTGGTCCGTCGCCGAGGCCCCCAGCGGCTTCAACGCCCGCTTCTCGGCGATCTGGCGCCGCTACGCCTACCGGGTCACCGACAACCCCGGAGGCGTCGACCCGCTGCTGCGCGGGCACGTCCTGTGGCACGACTGGCCCCTGGACATGGACGCCATGAACGAGGCCGCGACCGCGCTCGTCGGCGAGCACGACTTCGCCGCGTACTGCAAGAAGCGCGAGGGCGCCACGACCATCCGCACCCTGCAGGTGCTGCGCTGGGAGCGGCGGCCCGACGGCATCCTCGAAGCGACCGTGAAGGCGGACGCCTTCTGCCACAACATGGTCCGCTCGCTCGTCGGCGCCCTGCTCTTCGTCGGCGACGGCCACCGGCCGGTCGACTGGCCCGGCAAGGTGCTCGCCGCCGGGGTGCGGGACTCGGCCGTCCACGTCGTACGGCCGCACGGCCTCACCCTCGAAGAGGTCGGCTACCCGGAGGACGCGCTGCTCGCCGCCCGCAGCAAGGAGGCTCGCAACAAGCGGTCACTCCCCGGGAGCGTTGGCTGCTGCTGACGCCTGGGTGCGGCCGCGGGCGTAGATCTGGTTGAAGGCGAAGGTGCCGAGGTCGTCGCTGGCCTGGAAGACGGGCTTGTCGGCCTTGGTGACCTTCTTGCCGTTGGCGAAGCCGGCCTGGGTGAAGTAGGCGTAGCGGCCGACCGAGTTCGCCCGGCGCAGGCAGATCGTGCCGTGACAGAACTCACGCACGCCCGCCCCCGCGAGCGGCGCGATGCCGCCGGTGGCCTGGGCCTTCGCCTTGGTGGCCGCCGCCTCGGAGGGGAAGACGGCCACGCCGACGGTGATCGCCACGCCGTCCTTCACGTAGGTGGCGCGCAGGACCTTCTGGCAGCCGTGCTTCTTGAGGACGGTGCCGAGACCGCCCTGGACGGCCGCCGCGCAGTTCGTGGTGGTGGCGGTCGCGCCCTTCTTGTACAGGCGGCCGTCCATGGTCAGCTTCTTGCCCGGGAAGAGGCCCTCCGCGCTGATCGGGGCCGTGTCCTTCTTCGGGTCCGAGATGTAGTCCTTCGGGTTCGGCGGGGGCGGCGGCGCCACCGAGGAGAACGTCGGCTCGGGGGTGGGGGAGCCGGTGGGGGAGACCGTGACGGTCGGGACCCCGCCGTTCTTCGCCTCGTCGTCCGTCTTGTTCGTGGTCACGACGGCCGTGGCGACGATCGCGCCCACCGCGAGGGTGGCCAGCACCCCGCCGCCGATCATCAGCCAGCGCTTGCGGCGGCCGCGGCTGGCGGAGGCGTCGGCGAGGGCGCCCCAGTCGGGGGTCGGTCCGCCGCCCTGCGCGCCGGGGAAGGGGTTCGGCTGCTGCTGCCCGTACCCGGAAGGCTGCTGCTGTCCGTACGCGGGCTGCTGCTGCTGTCCGTAGCCCGGCTGCCCGCCGTACTGCTGTCCGTATCCCTGCTGACCCTGCTGACCCTGCTGCTGCGGCTCTTGCGGCCACTGCGGTCCCCCGAAGCTCATGCCGCGCATCCTAATCCGGTTGGGCGAAGGGGATGCGTGCGGTGACAATGCACTCCATGGGACATGTCGAGGCCGCACATCTTGAGTACTACCTTCCGGACGGGCGGGTCCTGCTCGGGGACGCCTCCTTCCGCGTGGGGGAGGGCGCGGTCGTCGCCCTCGTCGGGGCCAACGGCGCCGGAAAGACCACGCTGCTCCGGCTGATCTCCGGGGAGCTCCAGCCGCACGGCGGCTCCGTCACCGTCAGCGGCGGCCTCGGTGTGATGCCGCAGTTCGTCGGCTCCGTGCGGGACGAGTCCACCGTCCGTGACCTGCTGGTCTCGGTGGCGCAGCCGCGGATCCGGGAGGCCGCGAAGGCGGTCGACAAGGCCGAGCACCTGATCATGACGGTCGACGACGAGGCCGCGCAGATGGCGTACGCGCAGGCCCTCAGCGACTGGGCCGAGGTGCAGGGGTACGAGGCCGAGACCCTCTGGGACATCTGCACCATGGCGGCGCTCGGCGTCCCGTACGAGAAGGCCCAGTTCCGGGAGGTGCGGACGCTCTCCGGCGGCGAGCAGAAGCGGCTGGTCCTGGAGTACCTGCTGCGCGGCCCCGACGAGGTCCTGCTCCTGGACGAGCCGGACAACTACCTCGACGTGCCCGGCAAGCGGTGGCTGGAGGAGCGGCTGCGGGAGACCCGTAAGACCGTGCTCTTCATCTCCCACGACCGCGAGCTGCTCTCCCGGGGTGCCCAGAAGATCGTCGCGGTCGAGCCCGGCCCGGCCGGCTCGGACGTGTGGGTGCACGGTGGCGGCTTCGCCACCTTCCACGAGGCCCGGCGCGAGCGGTTCGCCCGCTTCGAGGAGCTGAAGCGGCGCTGGGACGAGAAGCACGCCCAGCTGAAGAAGCTCGTGCTCAACCTGCGGCAGGCGGCGTCGGTCAGCCACGACATGGCCTCGCGGTACGCGGCGGCGCAGACCCGGCTGCGGAAGTTCGAGGAGGCGGGGCCGCCGCCGGAGCCGCCGCGCGAGCAGGACATCCGGATGCGGCTGCGCGGCGGCCGGACCGGTGTGCGGGCCGTGACCGTCGAGAACCTTGAGCTGACCGGTCTCATGAAGCCGTTCTCGCTGGAGATCTTCTACGGGGAGCGGGTCGCGGTCCTCGGGTCGAACGGCTCCGGGAAGTCGCACTTCCTGCGGCTGCTCGCGGGGGACCCGTCGGTCGCCCACACGGGCGACTGGAAGCTGGGCGCGCGGGTCGTGCCCGGGCACTTCGCGCAGACCCACGCGCACCCGGAGCTGACCGGGCGGCCGCTCGTCGACATCCTGTGGACGGAGCACGCCAAGGACCGGGGCGGGGCGATGTCGATGCTGCGGCGGTACGAGCTGGAGCGCCAGGGCGACCAGCCCTTCGACAAGCTCTCCGGTGGGCAGCAGGCCCGCTTCCAGATCCTGCTCCTGGAGCTGGCGGGGACGACGGCGCTGCTCCTCGACGAGCCGACGGACAACCTGGACCTGGAGTCGGCCGAGGCGCTCCAGGACGGTCTGGAGACGTATGACGGCACGGTTCTCGCGGTGACGCATGACCGGTGGTTCGCGAAGAGCTTCGACCGGTTCCTGGTGTTCGGGTCGGACGGGGTCGTTCGGGAGACGTCGGAGCCGGTGTGGGACGAGCGGCGGGTCGAGCGGGCGCGCTGACCTGGTGTCTCGCGGCGTTTTGACCCGTCGGGGGTGGCGCGGGTAGTGTTGCGGTTTGTTATGCGTATTGGCTCCGTCGCGCTCACGCGAAGGGCTCTTACGCAGGTTCCCTGGAGCAGTTACCAGTGGCTCGCATACGGGCGGTGTCCCGGCAGTGCAGGCCCCAGCTGCATGATCGCTTCAGGTGTGTCTGGACTCCATCCACTGAAGAAGCGAAGGCTACGAAGTGCGTACGTACAGCCCCAAGCCCGGCGATGTCACTCGCCAGTGGCACATCATCGACGCGCAGGACATCGTCCTGGGCCGTCTCGCGACCACGGCTGCGAACCTCCTCCGAGGCAAGCACAAGCCGGTGTACGCCCCGCACATGGACATGGGCGACTTCGTCATCATCATCAACGCTGACAAGGTCCACCTGTCCGGCAACAAGAAGACCCAGAAGCTGGCGTACCGCCACTCTGGCTTCCCGGGTGGTCTGCGCTCCGTCCGTTACGACGAGCTGCTCTCCAAGAACCCCGAGAAGGCCGTCGAGAAGGCCATCAAGGGCATGATCCCCAAGAACACCCTGGGCCGTCAGATGATCTCGAAGCTGAAGGTCTACGCGGGCGAGAACCACCCGCACGCTGCGCAGCAGCCGGTCCCGTTCGAGATCACCCAGGTCGCGCAGTAGTTCCGGCCACACCCCCTAAGAACGAAAGAAATCTGAGGAGCATCGTGGCCGAGACCACCCCCGAGACCCCCGTCGACGAGTTCGAGGGCGTTGAGGAGTACACCACCGAGACCGAGCTCGTCGAGGGTGAGTACACCTCCGAGTCGCTCGCGTCCCGCTTCGGCGACCCGCAGCCGGCCGCCGGCCTGGGCCGTCGCAAGAACGCCATCGCCCGCGTCCGGATCGTTCCGGGCACCGGCAAGTGGAAGATCAACGGTCGCACCCTTGAGGACTACTTCCCCAACAAGGTGCACCAGCAGGAAGTCAACGAGCCCTTCAAGGTGCTCGAGCTCGACAACCGCTACGACGTCATCGCCCGCATCGCGGGTGGCGGTGTCTCCGGCCAGGCCGGCGCCCTGCGCCTCGGTGTGGCCCGTGCGCTGAACGAGGCGGATGTCGAGAACAACCGCCCGGCGCTGAAGAAGGCCGGCTTCCTCTCCCGCGACGACCGTGCGGTCGAGCGCAAGAAGGCCGGTCTCAAGAAGGCCCGTAAGGCCCCGCAGTACAGCAAGCGTTAATCACGCCTGCTCGGACTGTTCTCGTACGCCCCGGCGGCACTGCCCGTGCCGTCGGGGCGTACGTTTTTTCATAGCCTTTTTCACCTTCACCTTCATCATCACGTTCATCTTTCATCGGCTTGGGCACGTATTTTCGGAGGACAGCTGTGGGACGACTCTTCGGCACGGACGGCGTGCGCGGCGTCGCCAACGCGGACCTGACGGCGGAGCTGGCGCTCGGTCTCTCGGTCGCGGCGGCGCACGTGCTGGCCGAAGCGGGCACCTTCGAGGGCCACCGGCCGACCGCCGTGGTCGGACGGGACCCGCGCGCGTCGGGAGAGTTCCTGGAAGCGGCCGTCGTGGCGGGTCTCGCCAGCGCCGGTGTCGACGTGCTGCGCGTCGGCGTCCTCCCCACCCCCGCCGTGGCCCACCTCACCGGCGTCCTCGGTGCCGACCTCGGCGTGATGCTCTCCGCCAGCCACAACGCGATGCCCGACAACGGCATCAAGTTCTTCGCCCGCGGCGGCCACAAGCTCGCCGACGACCTCGAGGACCGCATCGAGTCCGTGTACGAGGAGCACCGCACCGGCGCTCCCTGGGCGCGCCCGACCGGTGCCGGCGTCGGCCGCGTCCGCGAGTACGACGAGGGCTTCGAGACGTACGTCTCCCACCTCCTCGCCGTCCTGCCCAACCGTCTCGACGGTCTCAAGGTCGTCCTCGACGAGGCCCACGGCGCCGCCGCCCGCGTCTCCCCCGAGGTCTTCGTCCGGGCCGGCGCCGAGGTCGTCACCATCGGTGCCGAGCCCGACGGCCTCAACATCAACGACGGCTGCGGCTCCACCCACCTGGGCCTGCTCCGCGCCGCCGTCGTCGAGCACGGCGCCGACCTCGGCATCGCCCACGACGGCGACGCCGACCGCTGCCTCGCCGTGGACGCCGCGGGCAACGAGGTCGACGGCGACCAGATCCTCGCCGTGCTCGCCCTCGCCATGCGCGAGGCCGGCACGCTGCGCGGTGACACCGTCGTCGCGACCGTCATGTCCAACCTGGGCTTCAAGCTCGCCATGGAGCGCGAGGGCATGAACCTCGTCCAGACCGCGGTCGGCGACCGCTACGTCCTGGAGTCCATGAAGGAGCACGGCTACGCGCTCGGCGGCGAGCAGTCCGGGCACGTCATCGTGCTCGACCACGCCACCACCGGCGACGGCACCCTCACCGGCCTGATGCTGGCCGCCCGGATCGCCGCCACCGGCACGTCCCTCGCGGACCTCGCCGGTGTGATGGAGCGCCTCCCGCAGATCCTCATCAACGTCCCGGACGTCGACAAGTCCCGGGTGACGACCTCCGGCGACCTCGCCGCCGCCGTCACCGCCGCCGAGCAGGAGCTCGGCGCCACCGGCCGTGTCCTGCTGCGCCCCTCCGGCACCGAGCCGCTGGTCCGCGTCATGGTCGAGGCCGCGGACATCGAGCAGGCCCGCGCGGTCGCGCAGCGCCTGGCGGACGTCGTGAAGTCCGCGCTGGGATAGCCTTTCTGAAGCACCGTCATGCACACGGGGGAGGCCCCGTCGCGCCCGGACTCCGGGCGCGACGGGGCCTCCTCGTTCTTCCGGGTGCCGTCAGAGCTTCGGGGCGCGTCGCCAGCGGCCGCGCTGGGTGCGCCACAGCAGCTTCTGCCCGTACAGCGTCAGCACTCCGGCCAGCATGATGCCGAAGAGGTTGAGCGCCAGCTGCTCGATCGAGCCCCACATCTGGCCCACATCGCCGTAGCTGAGCGCCACCGCCGCGTTCGCGCCCGCCGGGATCGTCGTCACCGAGATCGCGACGCCCACCAGGAGGCCCGACTTGGAGGAGGTGAGCGAGAGCGTGCCGGCCACGCCCGCGAGCAGCGCCACGACGAAGGAGAACGGGTCCGGCTGCCAGACGAAGCTGGTGTTGGGGCGGTCCGCGTCCAGTTGGTCCTTGCTGAACAGGCCCAGTGCGTCCATCCCCAGGCTGAACACCGTCGTGGCCGCGATCGCCGCCGCGAAGCCGACCACCAGCGCGATCAACGAGCGCGCCGCCAGTTTCGGCGCGCGCTGCACCACCGCCGTACAGACCCCGGCGAGCGGGCCGAACTCCGGGCCGACCGCCATCGCGCCCACGATCAGGATCGCGTTGTCCAGGACGACACCGCAGGCCGCGATCATCGTCGCCAGGATCATGAAGGCGCTGTACGTGATCGAGAGCGTCGACTCCTCGTGCGTCGCCCCCGCCAGCTGCTCCCAGATCACCGCGTCCGCGGGCTCGCCCGGGGCCTCCTTCTCGGCCGCGTCCGCGCGCTTGGAGAGGGACAGGTCGATGTCCTCGACGGCGATCGAGCCGTCCTGATCGATCTTCAGCCCGCGCAGCCCGTTGAGGAGTTCATGGCCGGCCTCACGGGCCACGTCGCACATGACGACGTCACCGGCCGGGTTCCGGGCCGCGCCCGGCAGTACGACCAGGTGCGTCGTGCCGACCGTCGAGTCGATCAGGTCGACGGCGGCCGGGGTGAGGTCGGGCGGAACGATCATCCGGAGATGCAGCATGCGGAGAGCTTACGGAGGTCAGAGCTTGCGGAGGCTCAGCCGCTGCACCTTGTGGTCCGGGCCCTTGCGGACGACGAGGGTCGCCCGGCCGCGCGTGGGCGCCACGTTCTCCAGGAGGTTGACCTTGTTGATGGTCCGCCACATCGTGCGGGCGTAGTCGAAGGCCTCCTCCTCGGAGACCTGCGTGTACCGCCGGAAGTACGAGGACGGGTCCTGGAACGCGGTGTCGCGCAGCTTGCGGAAGCGGTTGAGGTACCAGCGCTCGATGTCCTCGGGCCGCGCGTCCACGTACACCGAGAAGTCGAAGTAGTCGGCGAGACCGACGCGGGTGCGGCCGTCCTTGCCGGGCAGGGCCGGCTGGAGGACGTTCAGCCCCTCCACGATGAGGATGTCGGGGCGGCGGACGGCGAGCCGCTCGCCGGGCACGCGGTCGTAGATCAGGTGCGAGTAGACCGGGGCCGTGACCTCCTCCTTGCCCGCCTTGATGTCCGCGACGAACCGGGTGAGCGCCCGGCGGTCGTACGACTCGGGGAAGCCCTTGCGGGACATGAGCCCGCGCGCCTTCAGCTCCTCCATCGGGTAGAGGAAGGCGTCCGTGGTCACCAGCTCCACGCGCGGGTGCTCCGGCCAGCGGGCGAGGAGGGCCTGGAGGAGTCGGGAGACCGTCGACTTGCCGACGGCGACCGAACCGGCGACTCCTATGACGAAGGGGGTGCCGCGCTGCTCCGCGCTCTCGCCGAGGAAGGTGTTGAGGGCGCCGCGGAGGCCGCTGGTGGCCTGGACGTACAGGTTGAGCAGCCGGGACAGCGGGAGGTAGACGTCGCGGACCTCGTCGAGGTCGATGACGTCCCCGAGGCCGCGGAGCCGCTCGACCTCGTCGGCGCTGAGGGGGAGCGGAGTCTTGTCGCGGAGCGCACTCCACTCGGCTCGGGTGAAGTCGACGTACGGGGTCGCCTCGGAGGGACGGCGGTGGCCGTTGCCGTTCCGGTGGCCGTCTCCGTTCCGGGGGCCTTCTCCGTTGGTGCTTCGTGGCGGCGAAGTGATCACCCCGCCATTGTCGGGGGTCGAGGGCGTCCGTGGGCCGTGGGGTCGGTCACGCGACAAAAGTCGTTGTCCGATCGCCGCTCTGAGGTGATCATGCTGATGCCGCGTGTTCTCTGATCTTCACGCGGGGGGAGCCGCCGCCTGGCGGCACGAAGAGAAGCAGAGAGTCACCACCGATGCGTACGTCCATGAGAAGCGCCGCCGTCGCCGCCACCGCCGTCTCGCTCGCGCTGCTCGTCACCGCGTGCGGTGGCGGGGAGAAGAGCGACGGCGAGGGCAAGGGCGCCGGGAAGGAGGCCGCTCCCAGCGCCTCCGCCACGAGCAGCGCGCCCGCCGCGAAGGCGCTGTCCGCCGCCGAGCTGGAGAAGCTGCTCGTCGAGCAGGCCGACCTGCCGGGCCACCAGGTCCAGAAGGCCAAGCCCGCGGACGTCGTCCCGGCCGACGCGATCTCCACCGACAAGCCGACCTGCAAGCCGCTCGCCGATGCCATGTCGTTCGTCTCCACCGGGAAGCCGGGCGCGACCGCGACGCGCAAGGCCATCGAGCTGCCGAAGACCGAAGGGGCCACGGCCTCGCCGGAGGAGGCCCTGGGAGCGCTGGCCGCTCCGGTGACGAGCGTGACGCTCGGCTCGTACGAGGGGCAGGGCGCCCAGGAGGCCTTCGCCTCGCTGAAGACGGCCGGCACCGACTGCGCCGGCGGTTTCACGCTGATCGGCGGCGGCGAGAAGACGAAGATCCTCAAGGTCGCCCCGGAGACGCTGGCCGCCGGTGAGGAGTCGCTCGCCTGGACGGTCACCACGGACGTGGACGGGGAGCCGTTCGTCACCAAGCTGGTCGTCCTCCGGCAGGGCAACACCCTGGCGACGTTCTCCACGCTCAGCTTCGGCGGCACGGTCAAGGCCCTGCCGAAGACCATCGTCGACGCGCAGGTCGCCAAGCTCGGCTGACACCACCCTTCGACATCACCCTCCAGGGGCCGGAAGGCCGGAGTTCGGCCGCCGACGCGCGGCCGCCGAACTCCGGCCTTCCGGCCCCCTTCCGCCCTAGGCTTTCCCCATGTGCGGAATCGTGGGATACGTCGGCGGGCAGTCGGCGCTTGATGTGGTGGTCGCGGGCCTCAAGAGGCTCGAATACCGGGGCTACGACTCGGCCGGTGTCGCGGTGCTCTCCGACGGAGGTCTCGCCGCGGCCAAGAAGGCGGGCAAGCTCGTCAACCTGGAGAAGGAGCTCGTGGACCGGCCGCTGGCCGGCGGTTCCGTGGGCATCGGACACACCCGCTGGGCCACCCACGGCGGGCCGACCGACGTCAACGCCCACCCCCACCTGGACAACGCCGGGCGCGTCGCCGTCGTCCACAACGGCATCATCGAGAACTTCGCCGCCCTGCGCGCCGAACTCGCCGAACGCGGCCACGACCTGCTCTCCGAGACCGACACCGAGGTCGTCGCCCACCTCCTCGCCGAGGAGTTCTCCTCCGCCGGGGACCTCGCCGAGGCCATGCGGCTCGTCTGCCGCCGGCTC
Above is a genomic segment from Streptomyces sp. NBC_00094 containing:
- the rpsI gene encoding 30S ribosomal protein S9; translation: MAETTPETPVDEFEGVEEYTTETELVEGEYTSESLASRFGDPQPAAGLGRRKNAIARVRIVPGTGKWKINGRTLEDYFPNKVHQQEVNEPFKVLELDNRYDVIARIAGGGVSGQAGALRLGVARALNEADVENNRPALKKAGFLSRDDRAVERKKAGLKKARKAPQYSKR
- the rplQ gene encoding 50S ribosomal protein L17 gives rise to the protein MPRPAKGARLGGSAAHERLLLANLAKSLFEHGRITTTEAKARRLRPVAERLITKAKKGDIHNRRLVLQTITDKGIVHTLFTEIAPRYSERPGGYTRITKIGNRRGDNAPMAVIELVEGEIAKKATVAEAEAATVRAVKEADAAAVEAPAEESKDA
- the coaA gene encoding type I pantothenate kinase; its protein translation is MITSPPRSTNGEGPRNGDGHRNGNGHRRPSEATPYVDFTRAEWSALRDKTPLPLSADEVERLRGLGDVIDLDEVRDVYLPLSRLLNLYVQATSGLRGALNTFLGESAEQRGTPFVIGVAGSVAVGKSTVSRLLQALLARWPEHPRVELVTTDAFLYPMEELKARGLMSRKGFPESYDRRALTRFVADIKAGKEEVTAPVYSHLIYDRVPGERLAVRRPDILIVEGLNVLQPALPGKDGRTRVGLADYFDFSVYVDARPEDIERWYLNRFRKLRDTAFQDPSSYFRRYTQVSEEEAFDYARTMWRTINKVNLLENVAPTRGRATLVVRKGPDHKVQRLSLRKL
- a CDS encoding DUF389 domain-containing protein codes for the protein MLHLRMIVPPDLTPAAVDLIDSTVGTTHLVVLPGAARNPAGDVVMCDVAREAGHELLNGLRGLKIDQDGSIAVEDIDLSLSKRADAAEKEAPGEPADAVIWEQLAGATHEESTLSITYSAFMILATMIAACGVVLDNAILIVGAMAVGPEFGPLAGVCTAVVQRAPKLAARSLIALVVGFAAAIAATTVFSLGMDALGLFSKDQLDADRPNTSFVWQPDPFSFVVALLAGVAGTLSLTSSKSGLLVGVAISVTTIPAGANAAVALSYGDVGQMWGSIEQLALNLFGIMLAGVLTLYGQKLLWRTQRGRWRRAPKL
- a CDS encoding DNA-directed RNA polymerase subunit alpha, whose translation is MLIAQRPSLTEEVVDEFRSRFVIEPLEPGFGYTLGNSLRRTLLSSIPGAAVTSIRIDGVLHEFTTVPGVKEDVTDLILNIKQLVVSSEHDEPVVMYLRKQGPGLVTAADIAPPAGVEVHNPDLVLATLNGKGKLEMELTVERGRGYVSAVQNKQVGQEIGRIPVDSIYSPVLKVTYKVEATRVEQRTDFDKLIVDVETKQAMRPRDAMASAGKTLVELFGLARELNIDAEGIDMGPSPTDAALAADLALPIEELELTVRSYNCLKREGIHSVGELVARSEADLLDIRNFGAKSIDEVKAKLAGMGLALKDSPPGFDPTAAADAFGADDDADAGFVETEQY
- the rplM gene encoding 50S ribosomal protein L13, with translation MRTYSPKPGDVTRQWHIIDAQDIVLGRLATTAANLLRGKHKPVYAPHMDMGDFVIIINADKVHLSGNKKTQKLAYRHSGFPGGLRSVRYDELLSKNPEKAVEKAIKGMIPKNTLGRQMISKLKVYAGENHPHAAQQPVPFEITQVAQ
- the glmM gene encoding phosphoglucosamine mutase; the protein is MGRLFGTDGVRGVANADLTAELALGLSVAAAHVLAEAGTFEGHRPTAVVGRDPRASGEFLEAAVVAGLASAGVDVLRVGVLPTPAVAHLTGVLGADLGVMLSASHNAMPDNGIKFFARGGHKLADDLEDRIESVYEEHRTGAPWARPTGAGVGRVREYDEGFETYVSHLLAVLPNRLDGLKVVLDEAHGAAARVSPEVFVRAGAEVVTIGAEPDGLNINDGCGSTHLGLLRAAVVEHGADLGIAHDGDADRCLAVDAAGNEVDGDQILAVLALAMREAGTLRGDTVVATVMSNLGFKLAMEREGMNLVQTAVGDRYVLESMKEHGYALGGEQSGHVIVLDHATTGDGTLTGLMLAARIAATGTSLADLAGVMERLPQILINVPDVDKSRVTTSGDLAAAVTAAEQELGATGRVLLRPSGTEPLVRVMVEAADIEQARAVAQRLADVVKSALG
- the truA gene encoding tRNA pseudouridine(38-40) synthase TruA yields the protein MSDDVQDGFVRVRLDLSYEGKDFSGWAKQPLGRRTVQGEIEAALRTVTRSTETYELTVAGRTDSGVHARGQVAHVDLPVELWEEHRDKLLRRLAGRLSHDVRIWSVAEAPSGFNARFSAIWRRYAYRVTDNPGGVDPLLRGHVLWHDWPLDMDAMNEAATALVGEHDFAAYCKKREGATTIRTLQVLRWERRPDGILEATVKADAFCHNMVRSLVGALLFVGDGHRPVDWPGKVLAAGVRDSAVHVVRPHGLTLEEVGYPEDALLAARSKEARNKRSLPGSVGCC
- a CDS encoding ABC-F family ATP-binding cassette domain-containing protein; the encoded protein is MGHVEAAHLEYYLPDGRVLLGDASFRVGEGAVVALVGANGAGKTTLLRLISGELQPHGGSVTVSGGLGVMPQFVGSVRDESTVRDLLVSVAQPRIREAAKAVDKAEHLIMTVDDEAAQMAYAQALSDWAEVQGYEAETLWDICTMAALGVPYEKAQFREVRTLSGGEQKRLVLEYLLRGPDEVLLLDEPDNYLDVPGKRWLEERLRETRKTVLFISHDRELLSRGAQKIVAVEPGPAGSDVWVHGGGFATFHEARRERFARFEELKRRWDEKHAQLKKLVLNLRQAASVSHDMASRYAAAQTRLRKFEEAGPPPEPPREQDIRMRLRGGRTGVRAVTVENLELTGLMKPFSLEIFYGERVAVLGSNGSGKSHFLRLLAGDPSVAHTGDWKLGARVVPGHFAQTHAHPELTGRPLVDILWTEHAKDRGGAMSMLRRYELERQGDQPFDKLSGGQQARFQILLLELAGTTALLLDEPTDNLDLESAEALQDGLETYDGTVLAVTHDRWFAKSFDRFLVFGSDGVVRETSEPVWDERRVERAR